Within Thunnus thynnus chromosome 15, fThuThy2.1, whole genome shotgun sequence, the genomic segment taaagcttatagttagggccgaccaggctcgccttggatcagcccttagttatgctgctataggcctagactgctgggggacttcccatgatgcactgagctcctctctcctcctcctcatctccatctgtatgcattcatgtaacatcaatgcatgtcactaactttgcttctttcccggagtttttttgtgctttctcatctctcagggaaccctgggttctgggccgagccttcgcggtccttcacagtcctgttggcacccttccctggctgttgctgttatgattgttgttattctgccccccccctcctccccctttccctctttctttctctctctcaacccaaccggtcaaagcagatggccgcccaccaagagccggggtctgtttgaggtttctacccgttaaaggggagtttttccttactgctgtcgccaagagctgctcatgggggaattgttgggtctctgtaaatttaGGAGTTCGGTCTTGACCTGCtacatgtgaaaagtgccctgagatgacttttgttgtgatttggcgctatataaataaaaactgaattgattgattgaccaGTCACATCAATCTCTATAGCTGAAAGGAACTCTATTCCATTATATTCTTTATTctgttaattttatttcaagATCATAGTtcataacaaaaaacacatgaaagacCAGAGAAGAAAAAGCCAACAGTATAAAACAGTttacaaaactttaaaaaaacagcatctaTATTACACACAACTGTAATCACTATCAACTCCTGACATGAAAACCTTTatgctgaatatttttgaaaaacccTTGATATGGTTTAATTATTTCATATCTTTAACTCTAACATTGAAATTCTGaacaaattataaaaacacattttttaaacttcatAACTACATTGAGAGAGGATGGAGCTCTGTCACCTTATTACTGCTTTCAGTTAAATCTAATTCCTTCCCGTTTCTCGTATGCATTTAGTCTTTCCTTAATAACTCAACATTTTAGGCCCAATTACCAAAAGCAGTCAGTCAGATTGGCTTGTGTTTCCTTTACTGTTGACCAATTTGTGTTGATAGTCATTtcaatttttcagttttcttgaACACTTACTGCTGTGAataccataaacacacacagtactatTAATGGTGAAACTCagtctatttaaaaaaaatgcaaggaCAAACTTTTGCCATAAACATTAGCACATTTGAAGAGATTTCCACTAGTGTGAAATGGAcgttaccttgcaaggcagctggctTCACAATATCACAACATCATAAGAATCCATCTCGTCAGGCTTCAGGTTACACATTTGTGGTTCGGACCGCTCAGCGTCCTATGAGGTTCTCACATGATCACGCAAGTCCAGCTGCCTCATAAGCTAAGACGGTGACAGATGGTGATAGGCAGATGGTTCATCCAGTCACTGGCCGAGtactttttgaaaaatatatagttCTAATAAAtagttctgtgtaacaaacaaTCAGGATTAATGAACGTGAACAACTGAAAAGTTTCTCTTCTGGATGAGTTCATTAACGCAGGTGGAAAAAGAACAAGTTTTTAAGCCAGTATTACATCTCATATCACTTAAAAGGAAAACATCTAAACCTGACTGAGATTCAATGGTCTCTTCTTCCAATAATAATCATTGTCTAAGGTTCAGGAAAGTCTGAAACCTTGTCAGCACAAACTGGTTGTAAATGTCTATCTGGATGTGAGTTCCTGGCTGGTTGTGATCCTCTACAGTCCTCTCCATCAGCTTCTGTTTCCATTAGAGATGGGCATGATTAATCGATGATTAATCGTTAAGAATTTTTTCGATCACGTGGAATTAAATCGATTTAATGTTTGTATCTAAgtatgttatgtatgtgtgtgtcttgaaGTTGCAATGAATTTCACTACATGCTGCAACCAGCCGGGGGCGCAATTTAAATTCAAGAGGGAAAATGAATCCTCAGCTGCCGGCGGGCTGCCATAGAAATTAGACGAAAGTAAACATGAAGAGAGCAAGGCGACGTTTGGTGTGGGACCATTTCGAGATAAAAAACAATGAAGCTCATTGTAAACATTGCAACGCCGTGTATACCTACAACACAACAACGACCCCAATGATGCACCACTTGAACAACGTTCACCGTACACTGGTTAAtgaatcctcctcctcctctcaaccTACCATCACCTCAGTGCATGGAGGAGCTGCGATGCACAGCGGACAATACCTCTGCATCCCCGCAACGTCGCTCCCTTCGGAGCAGGTGCTTCCAGCTGCTGGACTAACTGTCACCAGGCTGTGTGAACACGTTGACATGCTCATCTTCCTCAACAACAACCGGTAGGCTGTAGTAACTTTATTCTCTCGGCTGTGTGCCTTTTGGATTTATTCAAGTTACATTTAGGTAAAAATTGTCAGCActgaataatatatatatatatatttttttacatattatcGTTTgatatgatttatgatttttttgaaTTGTGTCTAACAGTTGTGTTTTTACCATGAGCGCCGTAGATTTGGCTTGTTAATTTGCGGAGGTTTGGCTCAGAGCCTCGGGCTCCGCTGCCTTTACGAGCGCGCCACAtatcctttttgttttgttttctgtttaacaGCTTAACTGCCTGTATAAGAGGACTGGTGTTGGTCTATAATTTCTTCTTGGAATAAAGATTTCATTAAGGAAAAACGCGCTTTCTTTAGTATTTTCTGCCATAGgcatttttaatacatattacaaaaaagattaattaatCGTTAATTTTCCCGATGATCGATTAAGGAAATTTCTTCAAATGTCCATCCCTAGTTGCCATCTGTTCAGTTGAGCTGCTGAGGACTCATCAACACACTTGTGTCTTTTGAACTGTGTAGACCGACTGAATCTCAGGTAACAAACACTGCAATAAAACTGTTTCCCCCCTTTGTGGACAGCCAGGTAGCTTGACAGATGTACCTTTTGTATAAATCCTTTTAGCACAAACGGAGCAGCTAAATGGTTTCTCTTGAATGGATTCTCATGTGTCTCTTCAGATTTGCCTTTTTGTTAAATCTAAAACAACAAAAGGAGCAGCTAAATggcttctctcctgtgtggaTTCTCATGTGTCTCTGCAGATATCTTTTGAAGACAAATTGTTTACCACATTCAGTGCAACTAAACGTCTCCTCTCCTGTATGAATTCTCATGTGTAGCTGCAGAGTCACCTTCTGGTTGAATTTTTTACCACAAACTGAGCAACTAAATGatttttctcctgtgtgaattCTCTTATGTTTCCTAAGAGACCCATTACATACAAATCTTTTACCACAAACTGAGCAACTAAagggtttctctcctgtgtgagtTTTCAGATGGTACTCCAGACCTGACTGAGTAAAAGATTTACCACAAACTGAGCAACTGAaaggtttctctcctgtgtgaattcTCATATGTCTCCTAAGAGACCCCTTGCATACTAATTTTTTACCACAAACTGAGCAACTGAaaggtttctctcctgtgtgcaTTCTTCGGTGTATGATCAGGTGTCCCTTTTGGCAAAATTTTTTACCACACTCAGAGCAGCTAAATGATTTCTTTCTAGTATTACAACTCATATGAGACTTTAAACCTGACTGAGGTGCACTAGTCTCCTTCCATTCATCACTGTCTTCGGTCTCGGTCTTTGAAGAGTTTGAAATCTTGTCATCAGTATCTGGTTGTAAATGTCTATCTGGATCTGAGTTCCTGGGTGGTTCTGGTCCTCCACCGTCCTCTCCATCAgcttctgttttcatctgttcagtttgtctttgatgaagctgtgaggactgaggtttctcttcatcatcttcagtCTTCACAGGGACAGGAGTGAATGTGAACTGGGTGATCTCAGCCTCTTCCAGTCCTTGaagctgctctccctcctgaCTGGTCCagagttcctcctgttcctctttaatgtgtGGGGGCTCTGGGTCCTGCTGGTCCAGACTGAAGTTCCACTCCTGCTGCTCTTCTTCACCAACAATCACTTTTCGCACATCTAAAGGTAAagctgaaacacagacagacagctatTAATGTAAACACATGAACTTTtgttcaatcaaactttataaccatattttatgttaaatgtaCCCTGTAGGGTTTTTAAACACAACCAGCACTACAGAGCAATATTTTTATGAGTGGGTGACAAAACAAgtggatatttttttaatcaagaaGTCATGCTTTTGGAGTTTCCATGCTGAGCTGCAGTGCAGGGATAGTAACACAAGAAAAATTTCCAGGGTTGAAAACAACAATTGttttcatgattgattaatctgttgattaatttttcGATGAGTCggatttgttgtttggtctataaaatgtgtgaaaatagtgaaaaatgtcgatcagaGTTTTGTAAAGCGCAGGATGCAACCtgaaatctgttgtttttatttaagatATTGAATTTACTGACATGGAgaattaaagaaaccagaaaatattcacatctgaaaagcttttttcttaaaaaattacttcaatagtaataataattcatcaaaatagttggtgattcatTTAATGGTTaccaactaattgattaattgactaattgttgcagctctttccacaacctgaagatattcagtttactatcagaagactaaacaaaccagaaaatattcacatttaagaagctggaaacaaagattttttctttaaaaattgtcaaaacaataaatcgactatcaaaatagtgactaattttctgtcaattgacaaatcgattaatcgttgcagctgtagaAATTTTTActaaagacagtaactttggaAGACATCCAATGGATTTGATTACCTCAGACTGCTGAATATGACTaataacttcagataaacttttaaatacttgGTCTAGGGAACAGATGTGCTAAAAATTCTAAATTCAACATTCGCTTCCTTCGTTGTTCCTACGTCACAGCCTTCTTGAGCAGGTGGACTGCTGTAGGATACAATGAAAGCATAGAGAATAGCTAAATAAATTAACCTTATGTTTAGGTCTCTGATTAATGAACATTTCCATCACTGCTATGTCTACATTAAGCAAGCTAAATTATAAAACCCTGTTTTCGAGCCAAAACGATATGCTCCCACAGCAGGAATTTCAGCTTGTTTCCGCAAATACCACCATCCACATCAAAAAGCCAAAATGGGTAATTTTCCTCCTACTGGACATATGCGGAGGACAGATGAGCAAGTtagccacagaaaaccagcgaagaagaaaAGGTATACTGTTTCTGTGGCGGCTTCCTGAAATTTAGTTTACTAGTACAGTGCCCGTTCAAATCGTGCCTGTTTGGAACTTATTATTTCTCGAgaaccacatatatatgtatcacCTGACAAActtatcaattaaaacaatatggattcattaaattaaatggttttaatcaagacagaaacttcaccagtgagactaaattGAGGTTGAACCATAGAAGCAGTTTAcggccttccattggttgattctgtCGCCAATCAAATACGTCTTCACTCCTACTGGTTAGTTTTACTGCCTACAcatctgttttttctcctgtgtgcaTTTGTTCTTCTCTCTCGGTCAGTTTCACTGAGCGGGGTGATGACAGTGTTTACATCAAACAGCCCCTGCTGCACTCAGACATGGAGCTGAGCGTCCCGCTGTTTGCTTTCTtattcaaaatgtattaatattaaacgtgttgcgtgtccaaattgcaccaaaagaGCGTCTGTCTCCGGAGTAAATCACCCGTTGAGTGTTTAATGTTTGTGTAGCGACTACTTTTCAAAAAAGGCCGCTAAGAGACTTGGTAGGCTCCTATATGTGACAGGTCCATACAAAACCATCCCGATGTCCAGATAAcgttttactgatgttttatggaaaaaataaacaaaaatgaaagagtcTGACAAGCAgctgttgcacaaaaaatatacGAAAAATGCAATCTGACTGTGAAAATAAAGTGATGAACAGACGATGGTGATCATAGTAACAATGGTGACGATGGTGATGATAGTAACAATGGCGACGGtcaacagaaaatatcagaGCTCTACCAACTCCCTTTGTCCAAAACTCCCGCCACCACCTAAGTGAACAGGTTAAATAATGAGGAAACCACACCCATGTGTCAAGCAACGTAAGTGACGCAATACGTGATGCCCACGTCAATAtataaacagtaataaaaaaagctcagttttccCCGTACACACTACACACCAAGTCGGCcacttcacatttacacactctggaggcTGTTTGGAATAACTCTGTTTTCAAGGGAGAAAAATGCTATTTTAGTCTGGATGGAGAAACAAAATGGAGAGaagatgcattttatttaaccggcttagtgtggacattaccttaatctgtcaattatcatttgttatgtaaaattatagaccagttttcaaaatattcaaatgtgttgttttgactgACCAACGGCCAAAAACTGAatatatattcagtttaatatcaaagaaaaaaaccAGCAAATTTAAAATTTGAGTAACTGGAACTCAGaatttgagtgatttttttccttcatttctttaCTATTAAAATAACTGCAGATGAATTTtctattgattgattgtttcaCTTTCCATGGTAACATTTCTAGATATGATTCAAATGATTAACGTagagctgcaactgatgattatttatattGCGGATTAATccgcagattattttcttgattaatcaattagtcgtttgACTATActtccataaaatgtcagaaaatggtgaaaaatatcaacCAGTGTTTCCAAAACCCCAGGACTGACatccttaaatgtcttgttttatccacaacccaaagatattcagtttactgtcatagaggagttaagaaaaccaggaaatattaacatttaagaatttgaacttttttctttaaaaatgactcaaaatgattaattggttaTAAAAACAGTTGGAGGTTAATTTAATAGCtgacaattaatcgattaatggacTAAATGGGTCCAGGTATCATCagataattcataattcatttgtaattcaaaaaccaaaaaacagtaaatctgttatttatttcaaaacaaaaaacaaaaagatgtttttggtgtcagaatcaaataacaaaaaaccaatcaaacccggcccatttttggtttttgccgattcgttttatcgttattcctttttggattgaatatcgaGCAGGTCTGCGGACATTCAGCCGATTCGTTTTTGCGTTTGGGACCAAAAACTGAAGTCacatgttttttccttttttcattttaaaccaaaaacgcTGGcatcttcaccatagcaacggtcgctgaggatcatgggtaggctaatgtagctgcttccgctatcgtacaaaactgacaaaaatacttggatttctaaaccaaaattgaacggtcttttgaatttggttttctggattttcgttgggaaactaaaaaggaatagatcacgtgatttCCTTTTtcgtttaaaatgaaaaaaggaaaaaaccatgtgacttccgtttttggtttcaaacgcaaaaacGAATTAGCTGAATGTCCGCAGACCTGCTCGAAACACATAACAGATTTaccatttttggtttttgaattacaaatgagtTATGAATTATCTGATGATACCTGGACCTAAAATTTGCAGCTCTATCTTTAACATTCCAGGCATTTCTAGTTCTAGTTGAACTTTGTGATTATGTTTCATTAAGGTTATTGTTGACATTCATCACACTTGTGGATTGAAGCCTGCAGACTGTAGGTCTATACTGGTTTACTAGGAGCAGATATAGAAAATGGAATAGGAATCACATTCTTATCCCCAGAACTTAAATCCTTAACTCTTgaattgtttgttgtgtgttctatgttgttaatactgtagcactttgagtttcactatgaatgaaaagtctggtacaaattaaatgtgtatattattattgttgttgttattatgaactgaacatcttttttttggtgtgtgtggggggggggttctgacattttattgaaaaaaaaactagccgtttaatcgagaaaataaccgattaatcaactaatggttgcagctGTCATTCAATCCTTCAGTCTCCAGTTTAGATGGGCTGTACAGAGCTAATAATATCAGAGTAAACTGTTTATGGTTTGCTTAATTTAAAACTCTTATTAACTACAGTTGTTAGTTGTTGGTTCGTATCTTTCGGCCTTTAACATGAGCTAACTGCGGCTAACAGCCTGTACGGAGGGTTTAGCTGCTAGCGTTAGCTTAGCACTGACTCCCGGCCACATTAACAGAGTATTTATTAACACGTTTCCAGCAACATAAAGACAACAAACCTGCTTTTCGCAGCTTTTTATCGGGTTTTAAAACCTCGTCCAGCAGCCTGCGGTGTCGGCGGTGGATCTCCTCTTCATACTCGGTTAttgttttctcaaaatgtcCAAATATCTCCTCCACAGCCGCAGTTAGCCGCTGCTGGACGAAAACCTTCAGACCCTGAAGGctgcacattttacacacagCTCAGAAAATACTAATACTGGcgcttttctgctgttattagGAGGTGTGTAAACCAAACTCTGTTCCCACTGCAACGCCTGATCAATACACACGATTACTTCCGGGTCACGTTTCAAAACTAAAGTTGATGAGAGACCGGAACAGGCCCACtcatatcaaaataaaacatctttcGATTCAGGAgactccaaaacaaacaagcaaataaatataCTACAAGtctacagtggtggaagaagtactccgatcctttactgcagtaaaagcacccagacagcaatgtaaaaatactccaagtaaatgtcctgcatgaaaaaacctactacagtaaaagtacataagtattatgagcttgatgtagttaaagtattgcagtaaaagtacataagtattatgagcttgatgtagttaaagtattgcagtaaaagtagtggtttggtccctctgactgatatattattatatatgacatcattagattattaatagtgaagcatcagtgttagagcagcatgttactgttgtagctgctggaggtggagctagtttacactactttatatacagttagctagtttagtccagtggttcccaacctaggggtcgggcccctccaaagggtcagcagataaatctgaggggtggtgagatgattaatgggagaggaaagaagaaaaaacaaagttctgatacacaaatctgttttcagtttttgggctttttctctaatctttgatttttgctgaaatattggatcatttgaacatttattgaaatgaaagcatgtgagaagtttagagggaaaaatcactatttggtggagctgttaacaactcatagacatgtgaaatgtgaccccgactacacactgctttttgtaagacgtcaaaagacaaaaaggttgtaaaaaaatttttttttacaacctatcGAACAGTGACCACatattctattttcttttgttgGTCATGATTTTTTGTATTGTCCTTTTTCAGGGGCCAGTTTATGGTCACTGAGCCTGTTCTTGATTaggatctgtctctgctttctctctctgatggAAGACAGATATTCTGCCATTTCATAATCTCTTTTTAGGGCCAGATAACAGTCTAATCTACTTTGGCTTTTAGTTTCTTCTTTCCAATGTTCCAGAAAGGTTTCTTTACATTACGTTATAATTTGGTTTACTCTGGTTGGTGTTTGGAAAGCAGTGTTGGTGTGAGACTGGTCAGAGTGTGTCAGAGGCTTTTGAACGTTGattgttggtgtttttctgtgtatgtgtaaaatGGTTTTGCAAAATTCTGCAT encodes:
- the LOC137198931 gene encoding gastrula zinc finger protein XlCGF57.1-like, with translation MCSLQGLKVFVQQRLTAAVEEIFGHFEKTITEYEEEIHRRHRRLLDEVLKPDKKLRKAALPLDVRKVIVGEEEQQEWNFSLDQQDPEPPHIKEEQEELWTSQEGEQLQGLEEAEITQFTFTPVPVKTEDDEEKPQSSQLHQRQTEQMKTEADGEDGGGPEPPRNSDPDRHLQPDTDDKISNSSKTETEDSDEWKETSAPQSGLKSHMSCNTRKKSFSCSECGKKFCQKGHLIIHRRMHTGEKPFSCSVCGKKLVCKGSLRRHMRIHTGEKPFSCSVCGKSFTQSGLEYHLKTHTGEKPFSCSVCGKRFVCNGSLRKHKRIHTGEKSFSCSVCGKKFNQKVTLQLHMRIHTGEETFSCTECGKQFVFKRYLQRHMRIHTGEKPFSCSFCCFRFNKKANLKRHMRIHSRETI